AAGCGACGGCCACTAGGGCCTCATTGGAGCAGATGTTCGAGGTGGCCTTGGCCCTTCTTATGTGCTGTTCCCTCGTCTGGAGCGTCATCACAAAGGCCCTTCTTCCCTCGGCATCTTTCGTCATTCCGATTATCCTTCCGGGCATCTGACGGATGAGCTTTTTGTCGTTCCTCACAGCAAAAACGCCGGCCCTCGGCCCGCCGAAGTTCATGGGGTTACCAAGGTAAGCGGCCTCGCCGACGGCTATGTCCGCTCCGAGTTCTCCGGGAGCTTCAAAAACCCCGAGCATTGTGGGGTCTGCCCCGACCACGAAGTACGCTCCGGCCTCGCGGGCAATCTCCCCTATCTCCCTTACGTTCTCCTCGACCAGTCCAAAGAAGTTGGCCATTTCAACGTAAACGCCGGCCGAGTTCTCAACGGCCTCCTTGAGCTTTTCCATGTCAAGCTTGCCTTCATCATCCCAGGGGACCTCGACTATCTCCAGATTCGCCCCCCGGGTGTAGGTCTCTATAACGGTTCTCTTCTCAGGGCTGAGTGCCTTCGGAATTACGAAGCGCTTCCTCTTACCCCTATGGAGTCTCACGGTCATCAGGGCCGCTTCGGCTATGGCAGTCCCCCAGTCGTACATCGAGGAGTTGACAACCGGCAGGCCGTAGAGTTCAGCCATCATGCTCTGGTATTCGAAAAGGGCCTGAAGCATGCCCTGACTTATCTCAGCCTGATAGGGGGTATAAGCTGTCAGGAACTCACTTCTCTCGATTATGTATTTGACGTGAGCGGGAATGTAGTGGAAGTATGTTCCCGCACCGAGGAAGCTGGGCATCTCAAGAACTGTTCTGTTCTTTGAGAGAACTTCGTTGAGCTCTAGGAAGACTTCATACTCGCTCTTTCCCTCGGGGAGGTCGAACTCCTTGACCATGCCCTCCGGAACGTCGGAGAAGAGCTCATCAATGGAACCGAACCCGATTTCCCTCAGCATCTCGTCCCTCTGGGCGAGGTTTGGAAGGTAATGCTTCCCCATGCCAATCACCTCGAAAGGTTAAGACGGTCGTTGAAAGTTGGATGGTTAGAATATATGCTTTGTGCTCAATTGTGGGCACGGCCTCGGAAGTGTGCAAAAAGGTATTGAAAGGTAAAAGAAAATCAGCCGGTAACGCCTACGTCTTCAAAGAACTTCTCCATAAGCCCCGCGACGAGTCTGATATCATACTGCATCGTCTGATATACCGCCCACTGGACTTTGGTATACGTCCTGCCGTCCAGGGTCTTGAAGTTACTGGGGGAATTGGGGTCGAAGTTTGCGTGAACAACTATGTTTCTGATGGACCAGCCGTCAACCGTGTCGTCCAGCCAGTCATCCTTGTCAACGTGGGTGTAGATGTAAACGGTGTCCCCCGGAACGGTAACTTCAGTGGGCCCTATAAGGTTAGGGTCTTGGGAGTACTTGGCTATGAGGTGGTGGTCCTTATCGTAGATTTCGACGTAGCCGAGAGTTTTTCCGTAGAAGTTCTGCATGTCAATGTCGAAGAAGACAAGGGTTATGGAGCTGGCTCCAAGGAACTGGAGCTTAAGAACACTCCAGTCACCCTTTTTGAGCTCCCTCGTCCAGAAGTAAGGACCTAAATGACCGAGGGGCCCCCAGAGGTTTATGTCTTTTCCTGTGGCATAGACCATATAGCGCCATGAGTTGTGGGCGGCGAGGTCCACGTAGGCCCACGCGACGCCATTGGACAGGCTCATGTGTCCGTTTTCGTGAGGCCCGCGGTATATGTCCTCTCCCTGAATGAACTTCTTTTTCTCCTCGGGAATCTGCCACCACTTTATGGGGGTCAGGTTAAGGGGAACCCTTCCGTTCAGCATATCGTCGGCAACCGTGGGGGAGACGTTGTTTTCAACGAAATCATGGGCGTCCTCGGCGTATTTGAACTCCTCGAGAACCTCAAACAGGTGGGGAGTGTTGTGGGCTATAATCATCGATGCGTCCTCAAGTATGTGCACCGTCCTGCCAAGGTACAGCATGGCCCCACTGTAGTTGCCTTCTTTCCAGAGTTGCACTGCCTTCTCATAGAGCTCTTGAGCCTTGTCCGCGGCGGAAACATCGTGTCCAGTCGCTATATCAGTGATAAATAGCCCTGCGTGGTCCATCGGGTCTATAAAATGATACTGACTCTCAAGGGTGTACGTCTTGCCCCCGATTGTTACGCTCCCGCCTCTCCAGTCCTCGTCATAGGCACCGTAGAGAAGCTGGTTTTGGTATTTCATCAGGATTTCACCGAGTTTGGGGTTATCCTGATAGACGGCCTTTATTGCCATGTAGGTAAGCCTCTGGTGAACGTTCATTTTGTCGTTCAGACTAGGTCCGTTGGTCGGCCATGCTACTGCGTATGTGCTTGAAAAAAGAACAAAAACAACCACCATGATTGTAGCAATCACTTTTTTCATTTTAACACCCCCTTGGCAGGGATGTTGTTAATGATACCCGGATAAAAATTTTTTGAGTGACAATAGTTACGATGGTTGGAAAACAATTGAACAAACTTTAATTCAACTTCCCAAGACTATTCCCAGGGGACAAAAGTTTAAAGCACCCTAATGTCTCGGGCAAAAGGGGATGGACGATGATAATAGCATTTGATTTCGACGGAACACTCGTTGACAGTTATTCCTGCATTGAGGAGGCCTTCCTTCGAGCGCTTGAAAAGCGTTATCGCTGGCTTCCCGGAAAAAAGCTCTGGGCGAAGTTGCTAACAAAAATCGAGCTCCAGTTCGAGAGGCCGAGCTTAGGGGGACACAAGAAGACCCATAAGCCTCCTTTTTTCCT
This genomic interval from Thermococcus sp. contains the following:
- a CDS encoding phospholipase, which translates into the protein MKKVIATIMVVVFVLFSSTYAVAWPTNGPSLNDKMNVHQRLTYMAIKAVYQDNPKLGEILMKYQNQLLYGAYDEDWRGGSVTIGGKTYTLESQYHFIDPMDHAGLFITDIATGHDVSAADKAQELYEKAVQLWKEGNYSGAMLYLGRTVHILEDASMIIAHNTPHLFEVLEEFKYAEDAHDFVENNVSPTVADDMLNGRVPLNLTPIKWWQIPEEKKKFIQGEDIYRGPHENGHMSLSNGVAWAYVDLAAHNSWRYMVYATGKDINLWGPLGHLGPYFWTRELKKGDWSVLKLQFLGASSITLVFFDIDMQNFYGKTLGYVEIYDKDHHLIAKYSQDPNLIGPTEVTVPGDTVYIYTHVDKDDWLDDTVDGWSIRNIVVHANFDPNSPSNFKTLDGRTYTKVQWAVYQTMQYDIRLVAGLMEKFFEDVGVTG
- the gcvPA gene encoding aminomethyl-transferring glycine dehydrogenase subunit GcvPA, translating into MGKHYLPNLAQRDEMLREIGFGSIDELFSDVPEGMVKEFDLPEGKSEYEVFLELNEVLSKNRTVLEMPSFLGAGTYFHYIPAHVKYIIERSEFLTAYTPYQAEISQGMLQALFEYQSMMAELYGLPVVNSSMYDWGTAIAEAALMTVRLHRGKRKRFVIPKALSPEKRTVIETYTRGANLEIVEVPWDDEGKLDMEKLKEAVENSAGVYVEMANFFGLVEENVREIGEIAREAGAYFVVGADPTMLGVFEAPGELGADIAVGEAAYLGNPMNFGGPRAGVFAVRNDKKLIRQMPGRIIGMTKDAEGRRAFVMTLQTREQHIRRAKATSNICSNEALVAVASAIHLASLGPKGLKELGETILKNTAYLRKRLSEVAEVPFEGLYFKDVPVRFERPYREIHEALLARGIHGGYYIGNHFPELGETALFSATETTRKEWVEALIRALKEVA